The DNA region TGTATCTGAGGTCAATTGGCATTTTGCCAATATTTCTCCCAGCCTACTGCCCTTTTTTTAACCCGTTGGAGATTATCTTCGGGTTGATTAAAAAAGATTTGCAGCGCCACCATCGCCAGAACGAACCGGTTTTGCATGAAGTGCTCGATGCGATTAATCGATTTAAAACTTATTCGTGCCTCAAACTGTTCGAGCACTGTGGCTACTTTGCTGGAGGATCATTTTTGCCAGAAAAGGGATTGGGACAAGAACCGAAGAAATTTGGGCTAGATATTGTACCGTAAGCAATGAAGGAATAAAAGCACTGATTTAATAACGACTGATTACGAATTTGTTTATTTCATGAATGTTAGAAAACATGAATGTgataaaatcacttaaaaatgattaaatgtGATCGATACCGAAGCCTACTGTTGGCTTAACTCGCTCTCCTCGGGTTGCACAGCCGATTCCATCGCAGAAAGTATATCTATGCTTGCGTTCGATTCCGCTTCCATGGTCTCCACCTTCCTGATTGCCCCTTGAATGATGTTAAATGCAGTGTGAAGATCCTCCTTGATCTCCCGGATTTGCTTCGACCATCGCGAATTGACCGTATTCGCTACGACCATTCCTCGATGGACTGAATCTAGGCGAGCTGCCTCGGACACTCCTACCCAACGGAAATACTTCGATATGTTGATGGGGGGATGTTGCGCCTCCTTCAAAGCTTCTTGCTCGTGGGCAGGGGCCGCGTGAATTGTGGTAGCCCACAGCAGCCAGGAGCTGGAATGACCTTCGAGGTGCGGATTTTCTCTCTCAACTCTTTGCCAAAGCAGCTTCCTCCCTCATAGAGTTGGCGCCAGCCCGATCAGGATTCTTGGGATTGATTAAGTATTTGAGAACATCCCCATACTGACCCTTGGTCTCAACTTCCTTGGAGTAAGCGTACACAAACACCTTAACAATCTGATCACGCCACTTTTGCAGCTTTTTCGAGGTTAGATTCGTCGTGGCATACGATTTATGAGCGGTTACGTCGTACACGATGAGGAACTTTTCTGCGGATTCTTCTCCGGGGATTTCACCAGAAGCCCATTTCGGGACTCCATTTTCGAATCTGACTTCCCGTTTGATGAGGCTTTTTCCCGACTCCCACATATTTGCTACCACCTCCTGCACAGAATCGCCACTGATCTGCGCCGAGAAGTTTTCTTTTGGCCTCAACTGACTTCGGTACAATCTCTGACAAAAACTGCATTCcaatgaaaacaatttttcgcACTTTCGTCGCTTCGCTTTTGAGCGTTCCTGCTCTCGCTGAGGGGATGGAGAAGGTCCAGCTTCGTCGTCCGTAAACGGATCGTAATCGATCCCGCCAGCTTCCGGATTAGATTCTTCGAGTCTATCGGGGTTTACTTCTTCCGGCTGATCCTCTTTCAGATACTCTTCTTCCGTGTAGCTTTCCTCGGACTCTTCATCTTCCTCCACCTGCCTTTCGGGGTCATTTTCACTGTAAAGTTTGAAGAAAGTCGAAAACATGTAttattcatcttttttttatgtaaaaagtgAAAACTTACAAATTTTCTTGGGAAAACATGACGCGAACCgctttgtttttttctgtgacGTTTCGTCTTGCGTTCAACACATGTCGTTACACTCAGAATTAGAATTAGATAAGTTTGCAAAGAAATCACTTCGGAAGTGTCAGATAAGTCGCCGCGATAATTCGGTTTATTTCCGAAATCACAATACAGTGATATTTGCAACCtcagtgataaaaaaattggtCTAGAAAGCCTTCAGAAGGAGTCCGATTCAGGCCAAGAATCGTTGAGCCAGGATACACCgtaagtagcaagttggtttgacgatgtggtctatattgaagtgacgttccttggggtgtccccgccggaagtgggagacatGGCAACTGACGACTAGGCCATCCCGCGACACCACCCTGCCTTCTCAATCCTTGCATAGCTTCAATGGTTGcggaggcgatgattttgtacggcATTCCTCCTAAACCTCCCTACACTAACTTTTTGACCTGCAACTGCTCAACCCAGAATCCCCGGATGTTCCAAGAACCGGTAAATTATGGACCTTCATATCCAGATTGTGAAACCAGACCAGATCCGatactacaataattgaaattaaaaagttatgtatttaggatcatacaaaactgtgtttgttgtggaattgtgTTCAGAGACATCAtaaacatacattttgatccatattgaggattgtcaggtcaaaattcactaaattataacgaaaatttaGGGTTTctaaatacactcaaaccccgatggtttgacaccaactgttgtcaaacgaacggggtcacgttttagtttgacaccccttttacacggagttcacacacactgctaaacgtgtgttttgatagtgtgcgtgagcgccgtgtaaaaagtgacagttcgtcactttttagtttgactttgaccaaccaacggggtacaaactaaaaaagtgtcaaacgaaaaagtgaccaaccaccgggggttgagtgtatacgtcggaacttgcagaaaacactacattcgcccctcGTGATTGGGTGAAAACACAGGGGCGgaaactcaatttggtttgttttgattgatgttgttgattagcccttttgttttttgcttgtaaaattacgtattttcggaattttgagatgTTGGAGGTGTTTTAGAATCAGTTTTGTTCGTCGATCGTAGCAAGCGGAAGTTTGTGGCGAaggtgtttgtttacatctgagggtttagcccttttgaaaagttgttactgaactgtcaaaaatccaccaaaacatctaccacattgatcacacacaaaactgtggtagaaaagtatccaccggtagatcctttggtggatttttgacagttcgaattatttcaagaaaatccaccgcggttaaccgaatcaaattaacaaaatcccTCTGGTGAGCTCCAGATATGAAATAGTCCAGAAATGCATTCGAACTACCGGATTTCGAGTTAGCGAATTGTCGCTGTATTATTTACGCCCGTAAAATTCGACCTCGCGCGGTACACTCCCATTCCGATTTGCCATAATATTCTAGTACTTCAAACCGCTCTCTCAGCTCGCAAATCTCTCTCGCGCCAATCATCACTGTTCTAAAACGCACCCCTCCAACATGCTCGGTCTCTTTCTCCCCTGTGCCAAATTTTCACAACAGTGACGCTCGCTCTCTTTCGCACCGCGGTTGTTATCAGCTGAGAAGCTCTGCGATTCGCTCGCCAAAAAAAACCCGCTCTCTTTTCTTCCCATCTTGCGTGCATGCTTTTTCGGTCCGCGAAGCAAGAGTTTGAGGTTAGATCTGCTGACAGGAAAATTTTCTTCAGAGTGCAAAATCCTTTGTGCAGCGCAGGACGTTCCGCCGTGTTTCCGTGCGTCGTGTTCCGTCGTCGATCGTAGCAAGCGGAAGTTTGTGGCGAAGGTGTTCCCCCCTTCCTCCCCTCAACACgtagcgtgtgtgtgtgtgtccatcGCAACCGGAAGTGGACCTCGCGTGTGAGTTTCTTTGcggaacgaaaaaaaacgtgTGTGGCCACGACAAAATGGAACAAATTATCCGGAATTTGCTGGTGGCAGACAACGATTTGATACAACAGGTGAGCAGCCCCGCGGGGAGTTTTGAGTTGATTTTGATTGGGATTTTGCACCGGAAGTCGAATCGGAGTCCTACCCCCAGGAGAAATTGCAACCTTGAACCCGTGCTGGAGTGGCACCCATTGATATTCATGAGGTGTCTTtcgggaaaaaaaaagtttgcatcGAAATTTTCGCACACGTTGCCTCTGTCGTAGTCTCCGTCTCGTTCCTGCGCAGAGGGTCAAATTGGATTTTGGGAGGTTATCAAAGGGATCGGATGGCAGTGGTGGCCGTGGTGGGGTCTGGAACCTGGGAGGGAAGTAAGATAAACTTCGCAGCAAAGGCGTGTTGTTTGGAGTTCACGCCGTTCAGACCGGTCTCCCAACTCGACA from Culex quinquefasciatus strain JHB chromosome 3, VPISU_Cqui_1.0_pri_paternal, whole genome shotgun sequence includes:
- the LOC6038029 gene encoding uncharacterized protein LOC6038029, whose product is MFSQENFENDPERQVEEDEESEESYTEEEYLKEDQPEEVNPDRLEESNPEAGGIDYDPFTDDEAGPSPSPQREQERSKAKRRKCEKLFSLECSFCQRLYRSQLRPKENFSAQISGDSVQEVVANMWESGKSLIKREVRFENGVPKWASGEIPGEESAEKFLIVYDVTAHKSYATTNLTSKKLQKWRDQIVKVFVYAYSKEVETKGQYGDVLKYLINPKNPDRAGANSMREEAALAKS